The segment TGACTCTTGCTCATGCGGAGACAGAACAACCTTAAGAAGAGAATTGATTAATGGATTAATACAGTAGGATGTGTCTTTGAtgcatcatcatggtataatagTATCCTGAGGGGTGAGCAGTGCATTCAAAGAGGCCCATTGGATCTTCCCTCGCTAAATCTACTGCTGTCTTTTGTTGCACCGACCAAGTTGCACCGTAACATCAAAAAATCCATGTACCTGTCGGAGTGTGTGAACGGAGAAGTCCCAGGGACGCTCCGGCTGCCAATCTTGCCACAGTCTCTTTAGGTCTTCCACTGGTTGACGAAGGTACTGCAACTAAAACAATGTATAGAGCATTTATTGAGGAGGATATAAACATGTGACTACAAGACTCTTGTCCAGGTGGATAATGTTCACAGGTAGAAATCCTGCTCTAACAGCTACAATGCATGTCTTCATTTCTCTTCACTACTcaggggaagagaagaaaatgagTGTGCTGCCCTTTGGGGTGATTAACTATGACAACACGAAAAGTTAAGAGAGCTGTAATGACTATTAAATACAAGTCCTCCATTTTCCCCACAACACTGATAAACTCCAATGATCACGAGAGAAGTGTGAGCTTCACTTGTAAAGTTACCTTGGGGTTTTTGCTTAAAAACTCCTGCTCTTCATTGACACAGAGTTCTGCCGGAGAGCTTGGTCTCTCTGGGGTGCGGACCCTCCAAAGCACCTCATCCACAATCGACTGACACATTTTAACCTTCACTGTCTCTTCCAGCTTTGTCTGCCCGTGCACACGCAACAGAAACATAGACAGGAAAACAATGGGCGTTAGGTCATGGTGACCTTAGTGCCATCTGTCCATTCTGTGTCTACCTTTGAAACACACAGTTCAAACCGCACACAACCTCTATGAAAAGCCTCTGGTCTGCAGTTCTGTCCTGGTACTGAGCCACTCCTCTCAGCCTGACCTGCATGGGGGCTCCTTGCAGCAGCACAGGGTGGGTGTGCAGCTGCCACAGTTCAGTTTTAATGCCTGGGCCCTCCGACTTGAATATGAAGTCAACCCGCTGGGTGTCACGGGGACGGATCACACCTGGATGGGAGAAGCAGAAATGTAAAGCAGGAGGCTACAGTGTCACTGTACTGTTAGGCAATGGAAGTGGGGGTGGGCAGCAGGTGTCTAGTGTGTACCAGGCGAGGAGTTGAAGTAGAAGTGCAGGCTTTTTGTTTGGGATCGCAGCTTAGCAAAGCTGGGCGCCACAGGAAGCTGCTCCCAGCTGTAGAAGATGGCTGTGCTGCCTTCATTGTGCAGCTCCAGGTGGGAAAAGGCAATTTCTCCAGTCGGGGCCTCAAAGATTAATGTGGCTCGGAGTCCTACTTTTCCCTGATCAAAGAGtggatgagagagggagagaaggtgaCACAAATCAAAGCAAGGCAGGTCTCAAGTGTCAAAAGCAGGAAGAGAAACAGCAAATTATCGAGCTGTTTACAGACGTGTGTAATATGTGTAAAACATGAACACAGGAACACTTTGAACATCTTTTTCATGAGATGACAAAGTAAGTGCTGAATCCTGTTTTATTCGACAAGGTATACTTATTTGTGATGTTCTGGAGGCAAATGATTTGTAAGAATAAACAcacatgtttctatttatttgatGACATTGGTCATTGAGTAAATTGTCTTGTATAGTTTAGAGGTATGATATAACATGGCTTCTCATTGTTACGAAACATCTCGTACCACAATAAAAACGTTATTTTGCAACTGACAGACTTTTGTTTGTAACTACAAACATAAATCTATGTGTAACACGCACCAACTCATTATTTGAAATTCATACACGCCCACCGTCTATGTAAATGTCGTTTGGTACCTTTTCAGTCGTAGAGTTTCCAGTCCATCTAGCAAGCTGACCACAGAACCTCAGGGCAGGAATGAGCAGAGCATCTGACTGAACACCCTCACATTGTGTCAGGGGATCACTGTGGAAGACAATGAGGCGGCAGCAGCACCACTCCGGTCAGACACATGGGGAATGAGTCAGTCATTGGCTGTGGATTTGGATTCTAAAAAAGAACACGGCCCACAAGCTAGAAACAGGACGGGCGGACCGCCTCCTGAAAGAAGAGCCGTTAGAGGCCGTGATGCATTCAAGCGTTTGTTGTCCAACTTGAAAATGTCACAATGACATATTTCACAGCATGAGTTTTAAAGCAGATGTAACATTTAGGACAATGCAAAAGCAGACCTAACCTGTTAAACAACTTGATCACATGGCATTTCCAAACTTaatgaacacaacattttattaCTGGCTGGTGAGTTCATTAATTGAGTTGTTTGTGCCTTTGAAATAGGTAAATCACAGCTTACAGGTTCtccttccttgtttttccatggtctggctcctcctcttcctcctcaagtGGGGAACCGCTCTTTGAGGTGAATGGCTTACTGGAGCCAATGATCTCCAGCCCGCTGATTTCCTGCAATCAAAGTGACACAGAGTTGTCAACAAAGTAGTCAGCATCGTATGTCCACTGATTCCTGTTACTGAAAAGTAACACCCAAAGTCCTATTTGGGAATGCATGTTCCACGTGGACCCTAAAGtgcagcagaagaggagagaatATGACAGGACGAGGTCCGATGAACACAAGCATTGCTCTTCAGTCACACTGGTGTTTTAAACTGCTTTACCTCCCCTGCCCTAACAATGTTACACATATGGATGTTGAAAACATATGTGTACGTTTACTGTAtgagacaggaagagggacaCAAACAATGCAGCCGCAATGTGCTgttgccccctcctcctcgggaACCAACTAGAACCTTCTTTACACGGCTCTATTTTCATCCTCCTGGTCTCCTTACCTCCCTCTCCCTTCTTTTATAGCTCAAAAAGCTCAGCCTTTCCCAAACACCTTCCTGCCAAAAAACGCATGTCACAAAGTCGTGGGCAACAGGTCAGTCCGTcactgtgtgtgagtttgtcaGGAGGTACTTCAGGCCCGAATCCCCCCggcccagcacgacagagcactctccaaacatttttttcttcatgtcacGAGcacagatctgtgtgtgtgtgtgtgtgtgtgtgtgtgtgtgtgtgtgtgtgtgtgtgtgtgtgtgtgtgtgtgtgtgtgtgagtgtgtaccgCGTATAGAGCAGGATGGTCTGTCACCCCACGGATCTCATCAGCGCTCCTGTATGACTGGACATGCTCCACATTTcataaatgtaaatgatgtgGACACGAGTGCCTGTGGAAGGGCTCCAGTGCCTCATTAATCTGTGCCTGCATGCGTACGTTTTTGTGCACGTGCTTGTCTGCTTTGCCCACTTATAGAAAACCAAGAACAAGGTGCCCGAGGCTGGATAATCACATTGTGTTTGTGAAGACGCCCTCTGCAGCAAGCAGCCCAGAGACAACGTGTCCTCTGGGTGGGAGTGACTTCAGATGTGGATGGACCTCAGTGTTTGTGTTCAAACAAGAGATGATCTGCGCTGGATGGGTTAGACGAAATTAGGTTATTGTACAGAAATAAAGTGAAGTGTAAATAGTATGGGATTTGGATTGTGCTGCCACAGCTTTAAGGTTAGGTCATTGCTCCAGATGGGTCGCTGGAGGCATCACACATCAGATGGATCAGATGGATCAGATGGATCAGATGGCGCCGGGTCAGACAATCACCAGATTAGGCCACAAGTATCAGACAGTGCGGCTTTGTAAAGTTTCTGCATTTACTTATATCCTAAGGAGAGCATTTCAACTTGATCAAAATCTATATGGGGTCAAGCGTTTGCCTGATGAAGTCCAgattcatatatttgtatgagttttttaaattttatacaaataaaaaatcgcaaataataaaaatccctaaccctaaccctaatctCCGTTGTTCTCAAACGTACATTATCTGTCTCGGTTTtaaccagagatggggactcgagttggagactcggactcgagtgcgactcgagtcgcacactcggtgacttccgactcgacttcagactcgtcctcgaaagacttccgactcgactcggactcgagctttgggactcgtgaacaatgtttaattttaggaaaaatctgatgagctcgctataccgctccctccgttacctgcctacgtaacacgtacattgacatatattgatggctgcgcacgcgcggccacacacgagaaagatgtctaATGCCGCTGCTGGggggcgctggcggtccgactgacggttcgctgacgtcgggacgtatgcgctccagcggcggaccgtttactctgcgatctccttaaactgtctctgctctgctcactgaagcaaaacaatacgtggacaagagcagcgagtgtagtcacctactgctgctaacacatcccgtcggaccaggattatttatttatatccgttaatgaacttttctcctcgttaccctggtaaccgctgtcattacagacggttgcgtcgattcttactgtgaaaatctacgtacttccggtttagcggctacgcttctcattttatgggaaaaacctaaaaaaaacattaagtaaagagtaaaggaggagtaaaaagttgttggtatggtttttttttacggtaaaagggacgttgataagagatggggactcgagtttgagactcggactcgagtcgcactcgagtcgcactcgagtcgcacacacggtgacttcagactcgacttcagactcgacttcagactcgtcctcaaaagacttcagactcgactcggactcgagctttgggactcgtgagcatctctggtttTAACtgcttgaatgtgtgtgttttttagggaAAACAATCAGCAAACACAACCTCTGGCTTGGGTTATATGTGAACTTCATTTTCCAACTTATTAGAACATGTTACAAATTCAGTAGATCAAAGGAAGCAAGTGCCTATTCCAAACTACCTtatgttcattttcattcagtgtTATTATTTGTATGCTGCATTACCGGCATTTTGATGTCCATGTCCCCTAGAACCTCTCTGAGCTCCTGACACTGCTGCTTCAGGCATCCACTCCGGTCCCAAGTCCGAGAGGCTGGACACAGAGTTTCAGCACTAATTCCTAGCGGTAGAAACATTTCCCACAGAGAGAATGCCGTTAGGAATTAGGAAAGCACTTCAGGTCAAAGCCCAATCAGAGGAAACATTTTCCAGCCGAGGGGGAAAATTGGGACAGCGCGTAGCTTTCATTGCTTACCTGATTCCTGGCGTATGCTTCTCTGCTGTCCAACCTGTGGGACGGGCTCCCGcccccccgtctccgcctgagtCAGAGTGGCTGAGATGCCACTCGTAGCATCTCCATAACGCTGGGGCAGACTCCAAAATTCGCTGCCCACACGGTAACCCTGAGAGATGGATGTAACAGCAAGCCCATGCATGAATGAAGAGGCAGCAGGGAAAGTTAtgtcattgttttgtagaaatatGACAAATATTAGATCTTTATTCTGACGGATGACTCAAGACACCGAGGAGAACAGGAAGTCAATATTTGTCATACATATCCAGAGTGGATGTTTGGCATGACTTGGTCTAGaacctccctcttctcctgggTTTCTCTGAAGCGGTTTGCTTGGTTCATCAGTAAGTTTTCAACTGGCCTGTCGAGCAAGtctggaagaagatgaaaagggCAGATGATGAAGAAAGAGATGGATAGACAAAGATTGAACGTTAATGCATACTCTTAAAATGAAATAGTCCTGATTAAGGAGCGCAAATCTTGCTCTTTAATTTGCTTAAGAGGAGAAACCGGCATCAGATCTTCTTCAATCGGCTCACCAGATAAGAAGTGCTGCTGACGTCTTTGCTGCGTCATACGTGTATGCCGATGCTGGGGGGCATTACACGGAACGTTTCTGGGCCCTGAAGGGATCCTGTGCCTATTCTCCACAGCCTCAGAAGGAGGACTCCCCGGGGCCTCGGATTGATCATGTGTGCTGGACTTTGGGATGCACTTTAACATCTGGATGGTGGAGAAGGAACCAGAGGTGACTGAGATTAAATCCACTTATTCGATTCGTTAGCTTTTTGGAATGACCGATTTTGAAATGCTGTTTGTCAAGAACTCTTATTTTAATCATGTCATGTCTTCTGACTTCACCTCCGTCTTCCCTTTGGACTCTAGATAACTTCTGAAATCCTCCAAACTACCCAGAATGCTGTGTGCAAGAACCATGCCGTGGTCATCAAAGCGAAGGCCTCCAGTGCCTAAAAAGAGAAGAATAGGACAGAGAAAATGTGTATCTTAGTCACATGGAGGCATAGTATGGCGAGGATAACGTTTATATTGGCAAAGTGTGTTATTGTCCATGAGAGCAAAGGAATTTGACCAACCTGTGTAGTCCAGAAGTTGAGAGTTAGGGTCGGGAATTACTGGATGGGCCACCGGCACCACATCGCCTTCCTCATCAGCTGTCATGAGCGCTGCTTTTTGACGACCATTGGGTGGCTTTGGTATATGAATCTGCATCATCACATTCTCAGTTACATATACAActgctttaaaaatgaaagccaCAGTggcacaaagaaaatgtaaaacattttccaaataatTGTAAATTGGGGGCATGGAGGAAATGGACTTACTTTATTGAGGTCCTGTGGGTGAATACCAGCAGCTTTGATATCCTCCACTGATGTTTTTAGCATCTTCTTCTCTGAAGGACAggacacgcacgcatgcacgcgcacacacacacacacgcacacacgcacgcacgcacgcatgcacgcgcgcacacacacacacacgcacacgcacgcacgcacgcacgcacacacacacactcaaagagaTTAACCTTGAATACTGTCACGAATATGCaattttgttcatttctacCAGAGCCTGATTATAGTTTCCATGGCCACACTAACAATGAGTGTACCTTTTCTGAACTGAGTCGCTTCCTTCACGTTTTCCATTACAGATGATGCATAttctgtcacagtttgggtttacTTGTCCTGTCcctccctgtgattgtctgcagtgtccatgattgtttccacctgtgtccgaccacctgcacctcccctgtgtattaaagcctgtgtgtgttgtgcctcTTGTTGCGTCAGTGCTTGTTGTGTATGCGTGTGATAGCCTGTCAGTTATAGGTTCCTGGTCCTCCGTCTGTGTTTTGCCCcccttggcttttttttaaattttgaagTGGAttattaaagtgtttttttgtgagtctgtgtttgagtcctGTCTCTACACTTAACATATTCAGATAAGTGCTCTATTTGCCCTTGAGGAAAGAATTTTTGCAATGAATGAATTTATCACAAGCATGTGATCGTATTTCTTCCTGACATTTATATCaaaattcattttttagttATAGCGTTTCActataaataaaaagtgcaaTGCAACTAAGTACACTTACTCAAGTTGAGTACTTCCATTAATACCACTTTCCATTCTTTTTCACCACATTTCAGGGGGAATTGTTTTTACTGTACTATTGTGTTACATTTGTTAGATTACATTAGTTATTTTGCAGGTTAAGAATAGTTCATAAAAAGTAAGTGCATGAGTTTTGATATTTGACACCAACCGTTACTCCATATagtgttttacttttactaGTGTACATTTCGGTAGGCGGTATTGCTACCTTTACTAAAGTATTGTCACTGAGAGTTAACTAACCGTCTCCTGCCACACATGCAGCTACAGCTCCTGGAACAGGTGGAGATGTCACGGCGCTCAGCCATGATGTCAATCTTTAGACGGGAAGACACGTACGGACAGAAGTGGAGAAGACACCGAAAGTTCTGGTTAACTGACAGTTAGCTGACCTGCGTAACGTCTGACCGTCTTCGCTGTGTCGCCGAGGCTCACTGGGTCCGACTGCGGTGAAGACAACGGTCCCTGTCCTCTCGTGTGGCGTTAGTTAGCTAGCGATGCTAACCAAGCTAGCGCTGCGCTCCCTGAGCCGGTGTGGTCTCTAGtggtcgccatggcaacggaaaGAGCCGCTCTGTCTTTCTTCCATTagtccaaaacaaaacaatttacacattacagaaaacacaataaatTAAAAGCCCTGAACAAAATAGAAGACAGAACAGGAGCAAGGAAATTTGTGgttagaaatatatttaagtaattgattattattgattgatattgattattgattatcCTTCCGAACGAAATTGAGCAGACATATTTGGaattccctttttcttctttgggtGTGCGagtaaagcaaaaaaacaacttttactTTGTACTTTTGACTGACAGCAGCCCACTATAACAACAGTTTTAACCCAATAAGGCACATTATAAACGCATCCCAGAAGTTATAAAAGGGGTTTCAAAAACAAGCCACGGTTAAAGAATTGAAAGCCTTCCATATGCGGTCTCTTGTAAAGCCCACATCATGTtttgccaacacactcaggagcgcatcgacacccccccccccccctcctgtcaatcagcatgagGCAGATGAGTCACCGGGTGGAGGATGGACTATATAAAGACAACTGGCATCATCCACAGCGCTGGAGACAAGCTTAGTGGTCCTATGAAAAGTCACATCGCAGATTCTGCCCACTTTGTTGCGTGGAGCCAAAATCGTCCTAAAACGATGGAGAGAGGCAGACTCTCCACGTCCATCCCCGTTGAGCGCCAGCTAAGCTGTTCCACCACTGATGACCCTCAATGTCATGGTACTATGGACGGGCAGTCCGCCGGGTCCACAGGAATCTTACTGGCTTACAAGAACGCGTCGCAACACCTGACTTCGTCGGGAATTAAAATGGGGTTGGGGATACTCAAAGTGGCCTCGTCTCagtggaaaagggaaaagaagacGCGCTCAGATGTAGCCGTAAAGCAACTATCCACAGCCAACAGCTGCCATCCCTGCAAGAGATCCCCCCTTGATCACCTGGCAGCTCTGGTTCTCCAGGGGGAAGCGGAGCGCCAAATTCGGCAGGAGCGAGCACCGACCAAGCCTCAGAACTGTAAGCGCATCGTGGTTCTCGGTGCGCCACGGGTCGGCAAGACCTCCATCCTGAGAAGATACCTCAGGGACGGATTTGTGGAGGAGTACAGTCCCACCTCCGAGGATTTCCTCAGGAAAATGTTTCGTATCCGTGGGGAGACGTACCAAATTGATGTCCTGGACGCATCCGCGGAAAGGGATTTCCCAGCCAAGAGGCGGCTGTCTATCCTCACGGGTGAGTGTCGGCTCACTGACGCCTGCAGAAACTTACACATGCGTGTCAGTTTTTTGCTTCTTTGTGTTCTAGCTTTGTTTtgatagaaaaaaaacgttaattCATATTAATGCGTTAATGCTTTTATGGATATAGATGTCAACTAATAGagggttgttttttatttcctttcttctttgcAGGTGACATCTTTCTCTTAGTATTCAGTTTAGATGAACGAAGCTCTTTCGAGGAGGTTTGCGCCCTGCGAATGGAGATCATTGCCGCCAAATCCAAGCTCACCAAATCCTCTGTGCCGGAGCATTGCGCACAGCCACGGGTTGCCCTAGTGGTCTGCGCCAATAAGGTGGATATCCTCAAGTCTGAGGGAGGAATATCTAAGGCAGAGGTTCTACGGGTCCTCGGAGATGACTGTGCCTATTTTGAAACATCTGCAAAGGAAAGCACGAATTTAGAGAAAGTCTTCGAAACTTTGGCAAAGCTCGGCGGGCTTCCGACTGAAACTGGCCCGTCTCTGCATCGCAGACTCTCCATCCGATCCTACCAATCGATGTGGGCAGGCCGTATGCCTGCGAAGGGCTGTCAGGCCGCGGGACGCGAGGAGGCCTGCGGTGCCCTGTACCCGCTGGTCCGTCGGCCAAGTTTCAGCACGGATCTCCGACATGTTATCGGCTCACATACCGCAAGAAATCCGGGCAAAGGGTTGGAAAAATGTCAGATTCAGTGAGACAAAACAAGGATATGTACATAATATAATGCAGTGGCATTGTCTAATTCAATTTACAGATGTTTTCCAATTAAAATATGCTTGCTTActtgtatatatgtatgaatgtgtctttattttttatacagCCATCTATCCAGTGCATGCAGTGTGTTTGTACCTCTTCCACTGTGAAACGTGAGAGGATGTTTAATCAGGAACATTATTATTGTAGCCATAACTGTTGTATAAcctaaaataatatatattagtgATCAACTCCTCAATCAGATTAGGTTTTCAGTTGGAAATCTGAAGTTACACCTTCTAAAACAGCCTCTCAGGCCTGTCACTCAATGCCGGCTCACACTTGATTTTGTGATGTTTGTTGCTACTATTCATTTTAACAGCTTAGTGTTGGTAACAATGACACCTTAGTAGTCAACAAGCAACGCTTGTCACTTTATATCTCACATGATCTACGGCATTTGtaaaaaagcaatttaaaatgacacaatGTAAAGTCACATTTGGCAGCCTCATAAAAAATCACCTGACGACCTGtcatcttttattccattttacgATGACATTGAAAGTTGCATATCTGCTTCTCACTTGTCCTCCAAGAAAACATTTACTCTATTGTAGATCtcactaaaaagaaaataatgtattgttgaAATTGTTGTAaatttaattcaattgaatATCATTGGGCAGGTTTACCACCGgtaattattgttatttaacTCTTCCATctcaaaaatactttaaacaGAAGTAATAATCAGAGAAAGAACTCTGTATTTTGATGGCCGACGTTAGCTATAGCCACACTTTACTGCAACTGCTCAAAACATCATTTGATTGTGTCTAATTAATTAGAAGGATAAATGCATGTGCAGTGATGTCTGTGCAGATAGACGGAAACCAAGTTACCCAAGTTCAAAGTCAGCAGTAAATCCATAGGAAACATACTATAAAGTAAGATAATTATCTTGCATTGATATTCTTGTAATATAAGAAAATAATGTATAATCAGACACATTTTATcctaacatactgtatatcatcTACGCTGTTCTGCATACATTGTCATTTTCACTTCTCACATTGCAAGGATAAATACTTTTGGGATGAAGATGAGAAATGTATTCAACATATAATGGTTGTAAAATATGAGAAAGAGTCGCCGTTGGTGTGAATTTCCACAAATCAAAGAGTAAGATGATGTAGCAATATTAActgcttgtctgtttgagttgTTAAAAAGAGTTCATGTTATGCTTCTTGTTCTCTATGTCTGTGCAGACTAAACTTTGCTTTCATACTGTTGGAAGTTCCAAAAACTTTATTGCACGTGCAGTGACACTTGAGGCCCTTTTTATTTGATCCCTGCACAcacaatcccacacacacacacacacacacacacacacacacacacgcacacacgcacacacacacacacgcacacacgcacacacacacacacacacgcgcacacacgcacacacacacacacacacacacacacacacgcacacacgcacacacacacacacgcacacacacacacacacacacacacacacacagtccagccTCTTGGTGCACGTGGGAGGATTCACATTCTGTTCTCCTTGATCTGTTTCTGTGAGTCACACACGCAGGCGTCCTTCCACTGAAACATGGCGCCTTTTCTTTGCTCGGCCTCGTCCTTCTCAGGAAATACTGTTATTCAGTGGAACGCGGTCCACCAGCTGAGCACAGTGTTTTGAGGAGTTTTCCACGTTGTATTCATGGTCTGCTACTGATGCAAATCACTGACGTTTTAGGAACGTTGCATGACCTTCAAACACAAGGTGTAAAGCGAGTGTTTGTCA is part of the Pungitius pungitius chromosome 9, fPunPun2.1, whole genome shotgun sequence genome and harbors:
- the mycbpap gene encoding MYCBP-associated protein isoform X2 — protein: MLKTSVEDIKAAGIHPQDLNKIHIPKPPNGRQKAALMTADEEGDVVPVAHPVIPDPNSQLLDYTGTGGLRFDDHGMVLAHSILGSLEDFRSYLESKGKTEMLKCIPKSSTHDQSEAPGSPPSEAVENRHRIPSGPRNVPCNAPQHRHTRMTQQRRQQHFLSDLLDRPVENLLMNQANRFRETQEKREVLDQVMPNIHSGYGYRVGSEFWSLPQRYGDATSGISATLTQAETGGREPVPQVGQQRSIRQESASRTWDRSGCLKQQCQELREVLGDMDIKMPEISGLEIIGSSKPFTSKSGSPLEEEEEEPDHGKTRKENLDPLTQCEGVQSDALLIPALRFCGQLARWTGNSTTEKGKVGLRATLIFEAPTGEIAFSHLELHNEGSTAIFYSWEQLPVAPSFAKLRSQTKSLHFYFNSSPGVIRPRDTQRVDFIFKSEGPGIKTELWQLHTHPVLLQGAPMQVRLRGVAQYQDRTADQRLFIETKLEETVKVKMCQSIVDEVLWRVRTPERPSSPAELCVNEEQEFLSKNPKLQYLRQPVEDLKRLWQDWQPERPWDFSVHTLRQVVLSPHEQESAQEESLAQLNSLLLQLCELSPLNHPQITAAAIGQQLWTKLLDTMGAEATRLRNLLGLPVKDRWMEPFISDAEVAENKDEKSEKKGEAAAKVEISGTMPRIKRESQSTFTEKSVEDSKKKGDRKEEVGRGSREKQGKGAASLTDILPDSQHPPDVVLKLMDIYTRHLHRKVYALMGDLVENLCDLMDDLTEGDGQDTHD
- the mycbpap gene encoding MYCBP-associated protein isoform X1; protein product: MLKTSVEDIKAAGIHPQDLNKIHIPKPPNGRQKAALMTADEEGDVVPVAHPVIPDPNSQLLDYTGTGGLRFDDHGMVLAHSILGSLEDFRSYLESKGKTEMLKCIPKSSTHDQSEAPGSPPSEAVENRHRIPSGPRNVPCNAPQHRHTRMTQQRRQQHFLSDLLDRPVENLLMNQANRFRETQEKREVLDQVMPNIHSGYGYRVGSEFWSLPQRYGDATSGISATLTQAETGGREPVPQVGQQRSIRQESGISAETLCPASRTWDRSGCLKQQCQELREVLGDMDIKMPEISGLEIIGSSKPFTSKSGSPLEEEEEEPDHGKTRKENLDPLTQCEGVQSDALLIPALRFCGQLARWTGNSTTEKGKVGLRATLIFEAPTGEIAFSHLELHNEGSTAIFYSWEQLPVAPSFAKLRSQTKSLHFYFNSSPGVIRPRDTQRVDFIFKSEGPGIKTELWQLHTHPVLLQGAPMQVRLRGVAQYQDRTADQRLFIETKLEETVKVKMCQSIVDEVLWRVRTPERPSSPAELCVNEEQEFLSKNPKLQYLRQPVEDLKRLWQDWQPERPWDFSVHTLRQVVLSPHEQESAQEESLAQLNSLLLQLCELSPLNHPQITAAAIGQQLWTKLLDTMGAEATRLRNLLGLPVKDRWMEPFISDAEVAENKDEKSEKKGEAAAKVEISGTMPRIKRESQSTFTEKSVEDSKKKGDRKEEVGRGSREKQGKGAASLTDILPDSQHPPDVVLKLMDIYTRHLHRKVYALMGDLVENLCDLMDDLTEGDGQDTHD
- the mycbpap gene encoding MYCBP-associated protein isoform X3; this encodes MLKTSVEDIKAAGIHPQDLNKIHIPKPPNGRQKAALMTADEEGDVVPVAHPVIPDPNSQLLDYTGTGGLRFDDHGMVLAHSILGSLEDFRSYLESKGKTEMLKCIPKSSTHDQSEAPGSPPSEAVENRHRIPSGPRNVPCNAPQHRHTRMTQQRRQQHFLSDLLDRPVENLLMNQANRFRETQEKREVLDQVMPNIHSGYGYRVGSEFWSLPQRYGDATSGISATLTQAETGGREPVPQVGQQRSIRQESGISAETLCPASRTWDRSGCLKQQCQELREVLGDMDIKMPEISGLEIIGSSKPFTSKSGSPLEEEEEEPDHGKTRKENLDPLTQCEGVQSDALLIPALRFCGQLARWTGNSTTEKGKVGLRATLIFEAPTGEIAFSHLELHNEGSTAIFYSWEQLPVAPSFAKLRSQTKSLHFYFNSSPGVIRPRDTQRVDFIFKSEGPGIKTELWQLHTHPVLLQGAPMQTKLEETVKVKMCQSIVDEVLWRVRTPERPSSPAELCVNEEQEFLSKNPKLQYLRQPVEDLKRLWQDWQPERPWDFSVHTLRQVVLSPHEQESAQEESLAQLNSLLLQLCELSPLNHPQITAAAIGQQLWTKLLDTMGAEATRLRNLLGLPVKDRWMEPFISDAEVAENKDEKSEKKGEAAAKVEISGTMPRIKRESQSTFTEKSVEDSKKKGDRKEEVGRGSREKQGKGAASLTDILPDSQHPPDVVLKLMDIYTRHLHRKVYALMGDLVENLCDLMDDLTEGDGQDTHD
- the rasd2b gene encoding GTP-binding protein Rhes, with protein sequence MDYIKTTGIIHSAGDKLSGPMKSHIADSAHFVAWSQNRPKTMERGRLSTSIPVERQLSCSTTDDPQCHGTMDGQSAGSTGILLAYKNASQHLTSSGIKMGLGILKVASSQWKREKKTRSDVAVKQLSTANSCHPCKRSPLDHLAALVLQGEAERQIRQERAPTKPQNCKRIVVLGAPRVGKTSILRRYLRDGFVEEYSPTSEDFLRKMFRIRGETYQIDVLDASAERDFPAKRRLSILTGDIFLLVFSLDERSSFEEVCALRMEIIAAKSKLTKSSVPEHCAQPRVALVVCANKVDILKSEGGISKAEVLRVLGDDCAYFETSAKESTNLEKVFETLAKLGGLPTETGPSLHRRLSIRSYQSMWAGRMPAKGCQAAGREEACGALYPLVRRPSFSTDLRHVIGSHTARNPGKGLEKCQIQ